From the Malus domestica chromosome 17, GDT2T_hap1 genome, one window contains:
- the LOC103405435 gene encoding protein JINGUBANG-like, giving the protein MEFQGERNLWSFMDEERKSIKLPRRLSFGGGNQQQSSSDENIRSASAARPSVAESEPTIPPLPMSPGTPWTLSPVRTSPSQSLLYHCIASLHRHEGNIFSITLSKDLIFTGSESRRIHVWKQPDCTEINYIKATSGQVRAILTSGKILFTTHGDYKIRIWDASNAENFRPKKITTLPQRGRFSLSSKRSSQRHKDHISCLAYNKEDKLLYTGSWDKTVKAWKINERRCVDSFVAHEGHVNGITINKEDGCVFTCSSDGSVKIWRRVFGESSHILTMTLKFQLSPVNALALSLSSTTTLLYSGSSDGLINFWEKEKMSGRYNHGGFLQGHHFAVLCLVALGGLVFSGSEDATIRVWRREEGNCFHSCLSVIEGHHGPVRCLAVALETENLVRVKGLLVYSASLDQTFKVWRVKVFPAEKVNSVDETAAAKDPQREIVECETSPVLSPSWVERKLQGNYFQ; this is encoded by the coding sequence ATGGAGTTTCAGGGCGAAAGAAATCTATGGAGCTTCATGGACGAAGAGCGAAAGAGCATCAAGTTACCTCGGAGACTTTCGTTTGGTGGTGGTAACCAGCAACAAAGTTCATCAGACGAAAACATTCGTTCGGCTTCTGCAGCAAGACCATCCGTTGCTGAGTCCGAACCAACAATTCCTCCGCTGCCTATGAGCCCTGGGACGCCCTGGACGCTCTCCCCGGTGCGCACCTCTCCCTCCCAATCCCTTCTTTACCACTGCATTGCCTCCCTTCACCGCCATGAAGGGAACATTTTCTCGATCACATTGTCAAAAGATCTTATATTCACGGGCTCGGAGAGTAGACGGATTCATGTTTGGAAGCAACCGGATTGCACTGAAATCAATTACATAAAAGCTACTTCAGGTCAAGTTCGAGCTATTTTGACCTCCGGGAAAATCTTATTCACCACGCACGGCGACTACAAAATTCGCATATGGGACGCGTCGAATGCAGAGAATTTTCGACCGAAGAAGATCACAACGCTTCCTCAAAGAGGCCGGTTTTCGCTGTCTTCGAAAAGAAGCAGCCAGCGGCACAAGGATCACATCTCTTGCCTAGCTTACAACAAGGAAGACAAGCTCTTGTACACAGGCTCATGGGACAAAACAGTCAAGGCATGGAAGATCAACGAAAGGCGCTGTGTGGATTCGTTCGTAGCGCACGAAGGCCACGTAAATGGAATCACGATCAACAAAGAAGATGGCTGCGTGTTCACTTGCTCCTCAGACGGCTCAGTCAAGATTTGGAGGAGGGTGTTCGGTGAAAGTTCTCACATCCTAACCATGACTCTCAAGTTCCAACTTTCGCCCGTGAATGCCTTGGCGTTGAGCTTGTCATCCACCACGACCCTCCTCTACTCTGGCTCGTCAGACGGGCTAATAAACTTTTGGGAAAAGGAGAAGATGTCCGGGCGGTACAACCACGGAGGGTTTCTACAAGGTCATCATTTTGCCGTCCTTTGCTTGGTAGCGTTAGGAGGACTCGTTTTCAGTGGCTCCGAGGACGCGACGATTAGGGTTTGGAGGAGAGAGGAAGGGAACTGCTTCCACTCATGTCTCTCCGTTATAGAAGGGCATCACGGACCGGTCAGATGCTTGGCAGTAGCGTTGGAGACGGAGAATTTGGTAAGGGTGAAAGGTTTGTTGGTTTACAGTGCAAGTTTGGATCAAACTTTTAAGGTTTGGAGGGTTAAAGTTTTTCCTGCTGAGAAGGTAAACTCGGTGGATGAAACTGCTGCTGCCAAAGACCCACAGAGAGAGATTGTAGAGTGTGAGACGAGTCCTGTGTTGTCACCTTCATGGGTGGAGAGAAAGCTTCAAGGCAACTATTTCCAGTAG